The nucleotide window ATTTGCTAAGCCGGAAAGCATGACCATTCAAACAAAATCTGGCCCTGTTCAAATCGTGGGAATTCCGTGGCCAAACCGGCACAACGTTTCTATTAATTTTGCTCATTTTGCACAAAGTGCCACAGAACTGACCAAGCACATATCAGACAGCCTTGCAACAATCATTACAAAGCTTGCTCAAGATTTAAACTCCGATATCCCTGCAATTTTAGTTGGTCATTTAACGGTCAGCTCAGGAATTTTTTCAGGATCGGAAAAGCGTGCCGTTTATGGACATGATCCAATTTTACTTCCATCACAGCTTGCAATCAAACCTTTTGATTATGTCGCGCTCGGACACTTGCATCGTTTTCAATGCGTTAACGAAGGCGATCCTATTCCTGTTGTGTATTCTGGATCAATTGACCGAATTGATTTCGGGGAAAGAAAAGAAGGCAAAGGATTTTGCGACGTTACCATTCAAGAAAAATACAACACAACTTTTACTTTCGTTCCGATTGAAACGCGACCATTTATTCAAGTTGATGTATCTTTAAACGAGCAGGATGATCAAACTGAGCAAATTCTAAAAGCTCTGGAAAAATATTCTATTTCCGATGCTATTTTAAAAATTACCTACGAAATTCCGACAACATTAACCGATATGGTTGATGTGAAAAAAATTCAAAAATATTGCTTTGATGCGATGCACATTGTTGGAATTATTCCCATTCGCTCAATTCAAACTCGAGCACATCGAGATCTTTTAAGAAACGAAATGAATCTTGAAACTCTTTTACAAACGTATTTTGAGTCTCAAGATTCATTAAAAAAACGAGCAACAATTTTAACAGAAAAAGCTCTGCGGCTTGATGAGCTACAAGAAGCTTGCGATGGTGCTTCTCACGAAGAAATCTAAATGATATATCAAACGTTTAATTTTATTTCTTTATTTCCAAGCGGAATAATATCAATAAATTCACGGACCGTTTGATTGTGCGCACTCAACATTTTTTCTAATTTTTTACGATTTAGACGATCGATAATTGAAGCGCGACATTCGGTCAAAGGTTTTAATTTGGTAGGTTCTTTTTCTGTAAGTTTGTACAACTCAAACTCTCCATCTATTTCACGGATTAAAGTTTGATTTGCGTCCATACCTAAAACAAATTCTTTGTCTTTTGCTATGTCATCGGTAGCTATGCGAATTGCAGAACTCCAAGGTACAGTAAGATTATCAGCCTTACCAGTTGAAACAAATGATTCTATCTGACTTTTCACAGTTTCTCGAGACGCCTGTTCATATGGAATATGAGCAATTGTAATATCAACCCAACCTTCTATGAATTCAGGAAACTCGTTATAGTACTCACTAATTTCATCATCGGTTGCAACAAGCTGAGACTTGAATTTGTAATGCGTAAAGAATTCTTGAACATATTGATCATGCAATAAAGATAAGCCTTCAGGTGTCGTTCTTCCAACTTCTGCAAACATTGTTGTTAGATCAGCATCACTTAAATTATTTTGAGTCTTTAAGCCGTCAATATATTTTTGTGCAGCTGCAGGCTCCATAGGCATTTTTTCAGCAATTACTTGTTGGTTCACAATGTCTTGTTGGATTTGTCGCTGTATATCAATGAATTTTCCATTAAGATCGCGTTTCCAAGATGCATCTGTATCAACCAATGGCGTATTGCGCTCTGGGCCACAAACAACACATTCTATTTGATCAAGCAAAATGAGTTCTGCCTGAACTAAATCAGGC belongs to Candidatus Babeliales bacterium and includes:
- a CDS encoding exonuclease SbcCD subunit D, with product MIRFIHTADIHFGMENYGRIDPQTGIHSRLLDFKQSFDTCVDYAIEQSVDLFVFAGDAYKTANPSPTQQKLLMQSFMKLYRARIPVVIVVGNHDNPLSYGKANALDIFAHLPVDGFYVFAKPESMTIQTKSGPVQIVGIPWPNRHNVSINFAHFAQSATELTKHISDSLATIITKLAQDLNSDIPAILVGHLTVSSGIFSGSEKRAVYGHDPILLPSQLAIKPFDYVALGHLHRFQCVNEGDPIPVVYSGSIDRIDFGERKEGKGFCDVTIQEKYNTTFTFVPIETRPFIQVDVSLNEQDDQTEQILKALEKYSISDAILKITYEIPTTLTDMVDVKKIQKYCFDAMHIVGIIPIRSIQTRAHRDLLRNEMNLETLLQTYFESQDSLKKRATILTEKALRLDELQEACDGASHEEI